The genomic region TCAGCTCTTTCGTCGCGAGGTGGAAAGAGAAATCGACGATCGCATCCGCGGTCCCTTGATAATCGGACAAACGCGCATAGGTCTTTTCTTCCGCGCTCTGCCCTCTTTGATCGACGGCGACGACTTCGTAGCCCGCCGCCTTCGCTTCTTTGATAACTTCTTCGCCGAGCCTGCCGCCCGCGCCGTTTACGATGATCTTCATATTAAACTTTCAACCCCACGGCTCTCATCTTCGAGAGAAGTATTTCCTCGTGCGCTTTTTCCATCTTCGTCAAGGGCAGGCGGATCGAACCGTCGCCGAAACCGAGGCGGGTCATCGCCGCTTTGACGGGGATCGGATTGACTTCGCAGAACAAAGACTGAATCAGGGGAATGTACTTAAACTGCATCGCCGCGGCGGTCTTTACGTCTCCGCGCAAAAACGCGTGACACATTTCGCTCGTCTCTTTCGGAAGCAAGTTGGAAAGCACGCTGATGACGCCGAGCCCGCCGATGCTCATCAGGGGAACGATCTGATCGTCGTTTCCGCTGTACAGATCGAGCTTATCGCCGACGAGCGCCATCGTCTCCACCGCTTTGCTGAGGTTACCGGAGGCTTCTTTGATCGCCTTGATGTTTTTGACGCCCGCGAGCGCCGCATAGGTCTGCGGCTCGATATTGACGCCCGTCCTCGACGGGACGTTATAGAGGATGATGGGTTTGTCGACGCTCTCCGCGACGGCTTTATACATTTCGATCAAGCCGCCCTGCGTGGCTTTATTGTAATAAGGGGTCACCAAAAGAAGGGCGTCCGCGCCCGCCTTGCAAGCGTCCGCGGAAAGTTTAATCGCATAGGCGCAGTCGTTGCTGCCCGTTCCCGCGACGACGGGGACTCTTCCCGCCGTTTTCTTGACGACGCGCGCAATGACTTCGACGTGTTCTTCATCCGTCAGCGTGCTGCTTTCGCCGGTCGTTCCCGCCGCGACGAGCGCGTCGATCCCCGCGTCGATCTGGAAGTCGACGAGCCTGTCAAGCGCGTCGAAATCAACTTCGCCGTTTTTCATCGGGGTGATAAGCGCGGTTGCCGCTCCCTTAAAAATGCTGTCCATAATAGCCTCCTTTCTGCTTTTCCGAACTATATGAAAAATCCTTCTTCGCGGTGACGAATCCCGTATTTTTCGCTACGTTTGCAATTATATCACGGCGCGCGCACGCAAGGCAAACGATAATTTACCCTGTCCGATTTTTTTGTAAATCGAAAGGCGCCTCCGCATAGCGGATAAACTTCCGCACACAATAAAACCATGAAAAAATTCGTCGCATTTACGCTGATTCTTCTATCGCTTTATTCGCTTTCCGCGATCAAAGCGCGCGCGGATACCCCGCCAGAAGAAAGAAAACTCCCGATCTTGATGTATCACTCCGTCCTTCGCT from Clostridia bacterium harbors:
- the dapA gene encoding 4-hydroxy-tetrahydrodipicolinate synthase, producing the protein MDSIFKGAATALITPMKNGEVDFDALDRLVDFQIDAGIDALVAAGTTGESSTLTDEEHVEVIARVVKKTAGRVPVVAGTGSNDCAYAIKLSADACKAGADALLLVTPYYNKATQGGLIEMYKAVAESVDKPIILYNVPSRTGVNIEPQTYAALAGVKNIKAIKEASGNLSKAVETMALVGDKLDLYSGNDDQIVPLMSIGGLGVISVLSNLLPKETSEMCHAFLRGDVKTAAAMQFKYIPLIQSLFCEVNPIPVKAAMTRLGFGDGSIRLPLTKMEKAHEEILLSKMRAVGLKV